One region of Lathamus discolor isolate bLatDis1 chromosome 2, bLatDis1.hap1, whole genome shotgun sequence genomic DNA includes:
- the LOC136009468 gene encoding feather beta keratin-like, whose translation MACYDRCSPCGPTPLANSCNEPCVRQCEDSRVVIQPPAVLVTLPGPILSSFPQSTAVGSSSSAAVGNVLSAQGVPISSGGFGYSLGYGYGGLGCYGGGRGYNIC comes from the coding sequence ATGGCCTGCTACGACCGCTGCAGCCCCTGCGGACCCACCccgctggccaacagctgcaacgAGCCCTGTGTCAGGCAGTGCGAGGACTCCCGCGTCGTCATCCAGCCTCCCGCCGTGCTGGTCACCCTGCCaggacccatcctcagctccttcccccagagcaCCGCCGTCGGATCCTCCTCATCCGCTGCCGTGGGCAACGTCCTCAGCGCCCAGGGAGTGCCCATCTCCTCTGGGGGCTTCGGCTACAGCCTTGGCTACGGCTACGGGGGACTGGGCTGCTACGGCGGAGGAAGAGGATACAACATCTGCTAA
- the LOC136009469 gene encoding feather keratin 1-like, which translates to MACSDLCRPCGPTPLANSCNEPCVRQCEDSRVVIQPSTVLVTLPGPILSSFPQSTAVGSSSSAAVGNVLSAQGVPVSSGGFGYGLGYGFGGLGYGFGGLGCYGRGRGYNIC; encoded by the coding sequence GCGGACCCACCccgctggccaacagctgcaacgAGCCCTGTGTCAGGCAGTGCGAGGACTCCCGCGTCGTCATCCAGCCTTCCACCGTGCTGGTCACCCTGCCaggacccatcctcagctccttcccccagagcaCCGCCGTCGGATCCTCCTCATCCGCTGCCGTGGGCAACGTCCTCAGCGCCCAGGGAGTGCCCGTCTCCTCTGGGGGCTTCGGCTACGGCCTTGGCTATGGCTTCGGAGGCCTTGGCTACGGCTTTGGAGGCCTGGGCTGCTACGGCAGAGGAAGAGGATACAACATCTGCTAA